tgttcTTGAACAtctcttctgtcttccttccaaaCAGCCAACTGCATCCAGAGGATGAGACGAACGCCACCACTGGATGAACTTCAGCCACCGCCCTATCAAGATGAGAATGGCTCTCCTAGGATGTCCTGCACACTGTCAGACCTCGGTGATGCCAAATGTGATCTTTCCCATACCAGCGGCAGTCCCCATCTTTCCTTTGGCAAATGCCCAAGTGAGGGCAGTGATGGCCACGAGACAGAGAGTTATCTCAACAAGGGCTATGAAGAAGATGTGCCCAGTGACAGCACCGCTGTCCTCAGCCCCGAGGTAAATACCAGAACTACCAGGGAAAGATACAAGGTACGACTGAAAATTTGTATTGAGGTTATTTACTGAGTAATGAGATATATATTAAGTGACTCATTGGTCTATCTTTAGGACATGTCAGCCCATGGATCAGCAGCACAGCTCCCTAAAGGTTATGAACCAGATCCAATTGCAAAATACGGCACTCTGGACGTGGTGTTTGACTATGACTCCGAGGAGCAACAGCTGGTGATGACCATCATGGCAGTAACGGACCTTCCACCCGTAAAACGCACTGGCAACATCTCATGGCAGGTCCACCTGGTACTGCTACCCACCAAAAAGCAGAGAGCGAAAACAGGAATCCAGAGAGGCCCCTGCCCCATCTTCACGGAGACCTTCCGCTTTAGCCATGTGGAATCAGAGATGATCAGCAACTATGCCATTCGATTCCGCCTTTACAGCATGCGACggatgaagaaggagaaggtGCTCGGGGAAAAGGTGTTCTACCTCACCAAGCTCAACCTTCAGGGCAAAATGTCTGTGCCGGTCATATTAGACCCATGCTGTGCGCTCCCGGTAAGCAGGATCAAAGCAGGTGTTGGCTTTCAAGCTCTCTCAACACCTCACTAATTACTCCCCTCTGTTGATTGATCTTTTATGTGATTGGGTAACATTTTCAGAATGAGGTTATATTTTGCAGCTTGAGAGAATATataaatcattgttttgtttgctttgttggttttatgtgcCTGAGGAATAGGTGGTAGTGCCTGCATTTTACATCAgggaagaaaacaacaaaagttcAATTCCAGtagtttgttttcctttttgcaaGCATTTGAAACGTTACAGCAatttagatggatggatggatggatggatggatggatggatggatgaatggatggatggatggatagatcgatagatagatagatagatagatagatagatactttactAATCCCGAAGGATTAAGCATTTCAAAGCAGTTTAAAAAACCACAAGGGTccattaacatatttttaaggAATTTGTCATATATATAATTTTGCTTGTCTTTTATTGTTTctcaaaacaatattttttgaaTTGTGGGGAAATAGAGAACACAGGCTATTCAAAAAAATAAGTACACATCACCAGGGAAGTAAATAATTATAAGGTGGTTATGTTGACTTATTCAATCATGCAGGAATCCAAACCTCCTACTAAACAAaggctttttcttctttttctttctccacgTCAGTTGACCAATTTATAAACCCTTCTCCCAAAAGTTAGACCAAAAATAACTAAGTAGTGTTGAATTAGAATTAGTAATTAAGAATTAGTAAAAGTAGAATTCAAATGCATCTCTAGTATGGATAGTGTGTCGGCACTGACTTTCTGTTGTGTTAGGAACTAATAAACTTAAATCTAGAACATATATTTCACATGATTAATCGTTGAtattacacaaacagaaatatcGGAGATAAGAATATATTGACAATACATACCAATGTACAATTTTCATGGTGTTCTAACATTTCCAGGGTGGTGAATCCCAGGTCAGCCTCTCAGATATGACATGCAGTGAAAGCGCCTCATCAttccagtcagtcagtcagacttcCACACCAGAGATCCTCGTGGGCCTGGTGTACAACGCCACAACAGGACGTCTCTCTGTGGAGATCATCAAGGGCATCCATTTCAAAAACCTGGCAGCCAACAAGCCACCCAGTAAGTATTCTAAAACGTTTCATTGTGGTCACTGTGGAAAGACCAGTGAAAGGTATAACAGAAATTGTGTGCTCTCTTTGAGATACTAGACAAGGAAAAGGACAAGTTGAGTCTTTGCaaagagttttgttttcatgattccttacacagtgatgatgatgataataataataatgcagctttaatctgCTTCTATAGTAAATGTTAGTCTGACATAAGACCAGTTCTAATGTTTTACAATGCAGTAATCACAGTTGTAACGAACAGACAGTATTGGACATTTATTgctgacatttttctttgttttacagaTTAGCAAATCATACAGACCACCAACTTGTTTTTTGTAATAGCATAGAGCTATTTAGTcagttttatataaatgtaatgtaatgtatatgTAAGTGTGCTACCCATTCTTTTACCTTTATATTGAGTAGAAATTGCAAACGTTACTGTACTTGTAAAAACATGCTATCTGCATTGCTATACACAGCTTCTCTTAACAAGAGATAGTCCAGTCTATTTCAGTTCTGCTACCTGCTTTTCAGTTTTCCTCTGGTCTGATCCCTGGTTTCCCTAATTTACCCATCAGCCTCCCTAGTCAGTTTCCAGGGATCCAAGCAGCAAGTTCAAACAGAAACTGCCTCTTGTTGAACTTTGTGCAATGATGTTGGCCTCCTGACCCTGTTTCTCTTTCCTTGCATCTTCTGTTATTGTCTGCACCTGAAATTCTCTCACCCTACTACCTTTTTGACATCTTGGTCCATTGTTTTTCTTACTGCTCTCCAACCCTTGTTGTCAGATGGGCTGTTCTGTTGTCTAAAACACTTGATAGGTGGACAGGTTTATATTATCAGAGGTGAGTCTCTGTCCCTGCCACAAAGTGAGGTGCTATCATTGTTGGATCCTGGATGTTTTCATACTAACTTCATGGATGGAGTTTATCAAACACAATAAAGCTTTTTCCATTGGTTAGCTTTTGTAATTTATACTGATTaattttaacattaacatattaACTTACCTATTTCCATGATGAATATAACATTTTCCATAgaaatacagtaccagtcaaaagtttccaattcacttgaatgagaaagtgggTCAAAACTTTTGACTGTAGAAAAAACCCTAACAAAAAAGTAACAACCATTTAATGTACAAGCACATTGCTAAAGGCTGAGTGTCAGGCGCTGTCTTTGCTAACCCtgatttgtttatttcactAAATAGCAATAGcttgacattttgggaagtaTGCTTATATCTATGTACTAAATTATATATGAAGCCACCACTAACatctggttagcttagcatagagactgaaaacatggaCAGAGCATGTCTCTCTTGATTAACTGCCAATCTCAATAACACTGAGTGACATTTTTAGTATTTggttttaaacaaacaagatattaCATAGCTATAGAGGTGTGTTGGTAGGTGGATTGTGTGACCTTCAGAAGGACTCAAGCAAACTGTAGTCCCATGTTTCCAGTCTTAACCTAAGCTAGCAGCAATTTATTAGACAAGTACAAGAGTGTTATTTCATTTAATCTAACTCTTAGCTAAAAATGCATAAGCAAAATATAAAACTTGCATTCACTGAAATTTGGTGtcaaattttaattatttttaaaaaggggtgATAGGAGCCATATAATAACTATGTGTCTTCATTTTTCACTCcttcacacacattaaaaagagaTAACACCACTCATCCATGAAGATAACTCCTTGTTGTAAACCTTGTTCTTGCATTTCTGAATATGTATCTCTTGCATGTAGCCCTGTTACCACCCTCCACCACcttgtgttgtgtgtctctctcgTGTTCGTGCCCGTGATGCCTGAAAGTCTTTCATGTTTTGACTCAGAAGCAACACTTTTCATGCTAACCCAATCCGGTTTGCTTGGTGGCTGATGGCCAGCTAGAAGGAAATGTTGTGCGTCATTGACTGGCTGGCTTAAACAGCACACTTTGGCATGCCTTGGgtgtaattttacatttttcagctCTGCTTACAGcacatgaaacagaaacagcacTTCTGTGTTAGAGTAGAGCATACATATTCATGTGaaagacacactgtactgcCCTCCCATTAATCGCTGTGTTCCTTGTAtccatgaatgtgtgtaacaAATGACACACTGCCAGATTTTTGATATTGTTTGCGCTTTCCTGAGTAGCATATCCAAACTGTGTAGTCTTCAATTTACATGTAGCAAATAGTCACATCTggtaacactgaaaaaaaatctttgtgcAAAATCCTTATGAAGGCCTTGATTGACTTTGTGCATCTTACAACGTGGAAAGAGCGTAGTGAAAGATGCAGAGCAATTTCAAAGCCCCTTTTCTACCATTTCAAAACAGTACCAAGCCTACAAGTCAAGTTAATCATCAGTCGCAGCCCCTCTCATTCAGCAACAATACCAAAGAGCCATGCATCACCGCTACTGACCACTTAAGACATCCACAGCTCTACAGAGCCCATTCAGCAGCAGTCAAAAAAGAAATCAAGGCTATTTTTTTCACTGTGCTTTTATGTCAAAGAGAGCAACTGAATGTGTGATTCACGGCGGTGAGCTAGGCGTTGGAAGGCAGCTGGCACTCGACAGCATGAAAGCCTCAGCAATTCATTCCTTCTACTCCCTCTTAAACAGGAACATAATACACAGCATTATTACGGAGTATGGTTGTAGACGAGGGGCGAAACATTCTCAAAGACCCATTGTGATTGCCAGTCTTGCCTCGTTTACTTTCAGCTGGATTTGTGGCTTCAGTTTATGTCATGGTTTCTGCATGGAAATGAAGAATGAATACGAAAACCGTGAATGCTGAATCACTTGATAATGgcagtgtttttccatttctcattttctctttgggTTTAAATGAATAAGATTTATTgagcattatttttttttagaatacaCGCTGATTTAGGAAGAAATAGAAGGGAATCAGCTGGGAAATGTCACCCAGGCCGAGAGTGTTCTGCGTTAGACCTAAATTGTTGAATATTCCTCATATGAAACAGGTGTAAAGATAATGCTTTCTGTTTGATTTTAAGGATCATGAATTAGATTTGTTCATTCCTCATATGAAAGGTTAATCTGTGGTTTGACATCCTATGTTATACCCACTGGCATAGTTACAGTCATAGCTTTTTTCCATTATTGTGTCTCTATATGCACTGGTTTGGCTGCAGCAGGCATGCATCTACTCCAGAGTATGTGCTGCACGTTTTGGACAGAGCACATTTTAGGACACTGCCCTGGGCTCTAAATGTCTGTGCACGTCTTGTCATGACACTGACATAATGTCAAAGTCAGAGAAAATAATAGCAGGCCCTCCAGGTATTTCCTGATGAGGAACATTAATTCCAGCTACATCATCTGTTTCTGAGGAAGCTTCTCATCCTATAAGCACAGGCAGACGTATTGCTAACTTTTTGTACTCCATTTTTATCTTCAACATTATCCCCCACAGGTTAGACATAGTTGCATAGCAACAAGACTGAAGTAACGCTCCTTGCACCCTTTGAGTTCTTGTTCTGTTATCAGCAACACTCACAGCTGCGCTTTGTGTTTGATCAGGAGAAAACTGCATCCTATACGGTCACAATCGCATACATCAACTGCAGTGACATTATTAGCAACAAATGCTTTGTAGAGAAAATGTGTCATACTTTCCTGCAGACAActgcagcaggaagtgatgttttaattcaaagtaCAAACTGAGAGACATGAGGATTTTGCACAAATGATCCTGTGCTCAAGTCAGGTGCTTTAATTCTTCATTACTAGACAACACCATAAATGGTTTAGCATTTTTAAACAGACATGTAAAAGTGTCATTTCCCCTCTAATTGTCTGCTAATTGTCTGTTTCTTGTTTAGATACATATGTTAAGCTGACCTTACTGAACTCCATGGGCCACGAAATGTCCAAGTGTAAGACATCTATCTGTCGAGGTCAGCCCAACCCAACCTACAAAGAGACGTTTATTTTCCAGGTAGCCCTTTTCCAGCTATCAGACGTCACACTCATCCTCTCCGTCTACAACAAGCGCAGCATGAAGCGTAAGGAGATGATTGGCTGGATTTCTCTCGGCCTCAACAGTTCTGGAGAGGAGGAGCTCACCCACTGGACTCAGATGAAAGAGTCTAAAGGACAGCAGGTTTGCCGCTGGCACAGTCTGTTGGAGTCCTAACAGCGACAGAAAAGGATGTGAAGAATATGCGTGAGGACAACTGCACAGGGCAGTTGTCATCCCAGTTGGGTAGGAAATGGATAAGGCCCGCTGGGATAGATGTTCAGGGAACCAGGGTCAGTGGtgatgaaggaaaagacaggaacaGACAACCACATATGTCACTCAGAGATGCTCATCTTGACATAGCATAAACATCTTCATGACATCGTCTTTAAAACCACTGACAGCCATTGATCAGtcacatcatttttttccatgGATTGTCTTAATGTAATGACCTAAAAGTGTCTGTAGATATCACTCTTTATCTGCTCAACTGGGTGAGCTTGAGCCTCTTCCAAGAAGTAGGTTTACTGAGGTATCTGGATGACTTGTTTACATGACTCTTGAGTAAATTATCTGATCCACCTCCAGCTCAAACAACTGATGTCAAGATTATCATTAATCTTACCAAGAAGGTTTCAAAAAGCAACCTTGGCAAGCCCCCAGAAAACACTACACTTCtcatttttttgcctttgtACAACATGGTTGAATTAGCTGAAAAGTATTTAGGGTAGACAGAGAAGATAGCTTTCTTTTAGAGGACACACATGGCCATTTCTCACATTagtaaatcattattttgtacTTTCTACAACCAAGACCTTTCCTTTTTATGGAAATTACGTgaaaattcttcttcttctgggtttttgttttcctgctagctagctaattGTAGCAACTATATTGCTCTTACAACACAAAGCAAGAGTGCACCAGTGCCATGCTCTCCTTAAGTAAACTTGACTGTTAAAATTTTGACAACAGCCTGGCATCACTGCCCTTTTCTTGTGTTTGAATTACTCTCCAGACTTCTGTTGTTTAAGCTAGAGGTGTGGCTACCATCACTGCTCATGCTAGCTACCCCATTAATAACAATTCAATTATTGTTGTCAGgctagaaacacaaaacatatcaCTTTCCTGTGTCCAGAGTAAACACgaatgaaacacatttttataaactaGATATACAGATTATAACTTCAATTATTTTTTAGGACATGCTACAGTTTTGCCACATCCCACTGTTTCCAACCCATTATCTGTTGCATTCAACCATGTGAAGACACGTTGAAGGATATTTTGAGCACCTAAGGGGGAAAAGGCAATTTTGGATGAACCTTTAAGAGAGACCATAAAGAATTGATTTGGAGAGTTGAGTTGAAGTTgagttcacattttcacatttcacattttcatgaatCCCTCTCAGTCGACACTGCCAACACATCTCAGCATTGTTAGAACCTCAACTTAAGtcaacaaaacaactaaataattTCAGAGATATGTTTTCAAGGCAGATAacctgatatcactgacagaggaACTGTCATGGTTGATGTCGAGATGAAGTTCAGTAGTGATCTCTGAGAACATTGTCAGATATTTTTGGAAAACACCAGTTAGTAGAAACGTTGACAGACAGATATGTTATATATAGAAATGTGTAGTAGTTACTGTGGTGGTTTTGTGATCTAACGTTTCCACCCATGATTCAGAAGTCACACAGAATATCAGAGGAATattcaaagacatttttttattggtatcttttgagtaaaaaaaaaacaaagttctgtaacaaataataataatgctaataGGCGAGAAGAAGATATACCTGTTAATCTTTGCATTGTCCCACCTTTGTACCTGCTCTGGTGCTATGTAAGTGCTGTTGCTGCAAATACCGAATCCCTCGCCTTATGGTTTTTTTAGTTCATACATTTCTCTAAGTGGATCAAAAACAGACACACCCTCAGAGCACACAGACCTGCATCCATAATTAGACAAGCACACAGTACAGCAGCACTTAACCTCACTGAAGGGAATTCAAACTTTGAGGAACGAAATGTTTTCATAGGAGCCACATTATGTATCGACAAAGTTGCAGAATGTCCTCGGGCACGTGGGCTGTTCTTTTAGCTGTGGCCACTCTCTCACTTCATTTAATTTACAGACAACAGAAAATACATATACTCTTTACTGTGCCTGTGGTTGTGGTGAAAGCTAGCTTAGTGCAGTGTTTACCaagtggaagtgtgtgtgtggttgagaacatatgtgtgtgtgtggttgagaacatatgtgtgtgtgtgtgtgtgtgtgtgtgtgtgtgtgtgtgtgttgactggaGAGGTACAGTAAAGTGGGTGTGGGGGGATGTGATATAGGTAGTTGTTGCATTTTCTTGCTGGGTGTGACAATTGCTTAATTTTATTGCTGTTGTTTAGAAAAAAGGTAACCCACTTCTTGATTGTCTGCTGTATactttaaatactgtatatctaaTATCTATTTTTGTATCAATAACAGGGAAGAAGTTGTGTCAAGAATCTAAATATGAACCCACGCAGAGAGTCACACTATTCTGGATTGCTACTTATTTattccattattttattttatgttgtagAGGAGAAAGTATAATACAGTCATTTCATATCGCTCTGGTCCTCTTTACATTCCCTTCTTTAAAACCAGAAAAGGAATGTGATGGAGATGAGCCGAGCTCACATAGCAATCTGTCAAGACTTGTAGCTTTGATGCTTTCTAACAGTGTGAAACAGAAGCATAGCCCTTACAgcacaacagagaaacacaccaTGTGAAAGATGGCTTTGCAGTAAAATCACTCGTTGATGTAATCATTTGCATCCAGAACAGTCAGCGAATAGTAAAAAATTCACTCTTATTTGCAGCAACAATTGGGTCTTTCCTTGACCTTCcatatttaaattcattttagtaaattaataatcatttctcCTATTTAACAACCTGAAAAAAGGGTGTTATGTTGGATCAACAGTAGGTGTGAAGGAATATAAATATCTTCAAAGTGTGATATATTGTCAGTGGGTGTCTGATGGCAGCCACGCTCCACATTCAAGACTTTATGATCAGTGAGGAAGTTGGTTTCTCTGCTTCTTGACTTTCTCCCTGGATGGTGAATGTAGAACATCAGtaccaaaatacaaaataatattcACTGACTTTTCACTGACAGTAAGCTGCTTTCCCCCCCCAAAATATACACTCACTCGTTCCATACAGCACCATAGATCCTATAATTAGTGTGATTAGAGTGATTGACACTTACTTTTTGAAGGTTAAAAGCAGGTCTTGCTACCAATGTATGGAAGCAAAAAAAGGCTGTAGGAATTGTTCTCTTACAAGCAACTGAATGATATTCAGTCACTACTTAGTACGCattgttaaacatttaaatatcacattacacaatttataattttataatttatacatttatgttgAAATCCTCTCTTTGAAGTTTCcagaagataaaaacacattttgtccaACTTTGGATGTTTTGCCAATCTTTCACAAGATGTTTTCTTACTAATAAGgtttttaaacaatatatttatgCTTTGCagtattgttttcattttcttgagACATTTTGAAGAGTCTTCTGGTTTTTAATGCTGGTTTTGattgttggttgttttttccttttagtttAGAAACAACCTATGCCACAGATGGCATCGGTGCCTTACTGTTTTTCACTCGGCAACCTTGTGTCACAGTGTCTTAATGTACTTGTAAATGTACTTTTTCCTCTGTACTTTAGGCTGAGATTAATTTGTAAAAAAAGTCTTACAAATTGATTTATGATAGAGATcatttatatgtgatgatattgtttaaaaaagagcaaaaagaaaaaaatgcttgtGTTGGAGCAGTTTTTACttgatctctgtgtgtgtttctgacatGTACCCTAAAGCAACTACTCTACTATTGATATTAACAAACTACTACTTTGTGCTCAGTGTCTGCAGGCACACGAGGTTGCTTATGACTTACACAGTGTTGAGCCTTTTCACACTGAGAGATTTGGGCTTTTGTGGTTAGATTTGCAGTTAAGCCTTGACACATAATATTTGGTTTCCTCCGCATCGCCACCATACAACCAACAGGTGGAGCAAGTCTTGCATTTTACTGCTTATTCGGCAGTTTGGCAAATTTGTCCGTTAGAGCTATATAACCTTTTAACTTTTCTCAGTATAATTCATAACTACTAGAAATCCTAATTCATATGAGTGCATATTTGTCTCTGAAAGCAAAGAAGCTACTCAGCTGTTGAAAGCAAAGAAAg
This is a stretch of genomic DNA from Scomber japonicus isolate fScoJap1 chromosome 16, fScoJap1.pri, whole genome shotgun sequence. It encodes these proteins:
- the syt14a gene encoding synaptotagmin-14 isoform X1, translated to MAIDGGDRNCGVHELICVRKVSPEVLGFLTAIGLFIILMTFLFWYLNNKLALENTGNLQCLDDFRKNPELQEKVYSDADLQGSSSDSEDEVMGQYQEAVSRSQGLRGGVKAAANVKHAGGFSWESRQKYSPLTADYDGYSSEASADDANCIQRMRRTPPLDELQPPPYQDENGSPRMSCTLSDLGDAKCDLSHTSGSPHLSFGKCPSEGSDGHETESYLNKGYEEDVPSDSTAVLSPEVNTRTTRERYKDMSAHGSAAQLPKGYEPDPIAKYGTLDVVFDYDSEEQQLVMTIMAVTDLPPVKRTGNISWQVHLVLLPTKKQRAKTGIQRGPCPIFTETFRFSHVESEMISNYAIRFRLYSMRRMKKEKVLGEKVFYLTKLNLQGKMSVPVILDPCCALPGGESQVSLSDMTCSESASSFQSVSQTSTPEILVGLVYNATTGRLSVEIIKGIHFKNLAANKPPNTYVKLTLLNSMGHEMSKCKTSICRGQPNPTYKETFIFQVALFQLSDVTLILSVYNKRSMKRKEMIGWISLGLNSSGEEELTHWTQMKESKGQQVCRWHSLLES
- the syt14a gene encoding synaptotagmin-14 isoform X2 is translated as MAIDGGDRNCGVHELICVRKVSPEVLGFLTAIGLFIILMTFLFWYLNNKLALENTGNLQCLDDFRKNPELQEKVYSDADLQGSSSDSEDEVMGQYQEAVSRSQGLRGGVKAAANVKHAGGFSWESRQKYSPLTADYDGYSSEASADDANCIQRMRRTPPLDELQPPPYQDENGSPRMSCTLSDLGDAKCDLSHTSGSPHLSFGKCPSEGSDGHETESYLNKGYEEDVPSDSTAVLSPEDMSAHGSAAQLPKGYEPDPIAKYGTLDVVFDYDSEEQQLVMTIMAVTDLPPVKRTGNISWQVHLVLLPTKKQRAKTGIQRGPCPIFTETFRFSHVESEMISNYAIRFRLYSMRRMKKEKVLGEKVFYLTKLNLQGKMSVPVILDPCCALPGGESQVSLSDMTCSESASSFQSVSQTSTPEILVGLVYNATTGRLSVEIIKGIHFKNLAANKPPNTYVKLTLLNSMGHEMSKCKTSICRGQPNPTYKETFIFQVALFQLSDVTLILSVYNKRSMKRKEMIGWISLGLNSSGEEELTHWTQMKESKGQQVCRWHSLLES
- the syt14a gene encoding synaptotagmin-14 isoform X3; the protein is MTFLFWYLNNKLALENTGNLQCLDDFRKNPELQEKVYSDADLQGSSSDSEDEVMGQYQEAVSRSQGLRGGVKAAANVKHAGGFSWESRQKYSPLTADYDGYSSEASADDANCIQRMRRTPPLDELQPPPYQDENGSPRMSCTLSDLGDAKCDLSHTSGSPHLSFGKCPSEGSDGHETESYLNKGYEEDVPSDSTAVLSPEVNTRTTRERYKDMSAHGSAAQLPKGYEPDPIAKYGTLDVVFDYDSEEQQLVMTIMAVTDLPPVKRTGNISWQVHLVLLPTKKQRAKTGIQRGPCPIFTETFRFSHVESEMISNYAIRFRLYSMRRMKKEKVLGEKVFYLTKLNLQGKMSVPVILDPCCALPGGESQVSLSDMTCSESASSFQSVSQTSTPEILVGLVYNATTGRLSVEIIKGIHFKNLAANKPPNTYVKLTLLNSMGHEMSKCKTSICRGQPNPTYKETFIFQVALFQLSDVTLILSVYNKRSMKRKEMIGWISLGLNSSGEEELTHWTQMKESKGQQVCRWHSLLES